In Colletotrichum destructivum chromosome 1, complete sequence, the sequence TGAAAAATGTACATTAGGCATCAACACATGATCGGTCAAATCAGAAATACTGAGGGGTCGGACCCGATTGCACACAGTCAGCGGTGATTAACGGCGTACCGTCAGACTGACCCAGCACCCCTATGAGGGCTCTGCTAGAATCTCAAGCCCAGCGGAGCCAACCTTAATTGTTCCTGTCCGCTGCTTATTTACCCGCCTTAACCCAAACTGAAGCTACGATCGCCCATAGTTAACCAACGCAAGATGTACAGTCCGAACACCAAAGAGGCTGGCGATAACCGCAAGAGCGCTGCAGCCAGCGTGAGTGGCAAGCTAACTGAGCTTGCTGATGTATTGCTTGATGTACTACACGCTTGTTCGGAAGCACCTCTCAATCGGGGCTGAATCCCCATAAGGGTGATTACGACTGGCGTAGTGGATAGCACAGGCATCAATCCCAGATGGAATTGCTTGCTCGGCCTTTGACACGTCTCTTATTCTGGACACGCCTGGGTGCATGCAAGTAGCTTACCAAGCCTTACGTGACGTGGTACATGTGTGGAGTGTCAGTGTTGCTAGATACCTGTAATGAACGGCGCCGTTGCACTAACCAAGGCACATGCGCTGATGACCTGCATGACTGCAGCCCCAATCTTTGTAGCGCGAGATGTCGTCTGGAATTCCCTTAGAGGACACCAAGCGGGCTGGAGCGCTCAAGAACGCCAGCTTGACTGCGACCCAGTTGGTTGTAAGCCCTCCGGGcgcagccgtcgcccgaTTATGCGGGCTGGCAGGGCTGTGCGCAGTTTCTACGTCTGCCGGCACGGTTTTGAGGCCTTTAAAGAGCGCACAGGTTCTCCCTACTACTGGCCGAAGCATGTGGAACTCCGGGTGCTGTTGCACAATCGACGTTTATCATGGCTGAAGTTTTCGGTGTTGTCACTGGTGCCTTGAGCGTTGCTGCTCTTTTCAACAACTGCGTGGATTGTTTCGAATACATccagctgggccgccgtTTCGGGCGTGACTACCAGAGATGCCAACTCAAGCTGGACGTGGCCCGGACGCGCCTCAGCAGATGGGGCGAAGCGGTCGATGTCAGCAAGGATGCCACTTTTAGCACGAATACGCCCGTCGAGCAGCCAGTCCAGCTCGCACAGTCGATCCTAGAAGAGATCATGGACCTCTTCCAGGCAGCAAACAAAACGTCCCGTCGATACGAGAAGACCGCAAAGCCAGAGGAGCTGGACCTCTATACGGAGAAGGACCTGACGCTGGTCTTCGGCAGGCTCCACGATCGGCTAAAGGGTGTTGCGCATCGGAGGCAGAACGACATAGGcctggccaagaagacggcTTGGGCGCTGTATGACGGACGAGAATTCGAAAGGACCATCGACCGAATTACAGGCTTTGTCGATGATTTGGAGAAGCTGTTTCCTGTGGAAGCCACCTGCCGCCGGCTGGCAGGGATCGAAATtgaagatgtcgaggacgagccaACTTTGGCAGTGTTGAAGGAAGCGGCTCAGGATACCGACAAGGCATTGTTCGATGCTACTGCGCAGAAGGTACAGACGATCTCCAGTCGAAATTTCGCCAAGGAAGTCAGGGGAGCCGGCAATGCGGACGTCCAGGTTGGTAACCAATACAGCGAGGAGATGTTTCGTGGTGTTGCCATTGCGGAGCGGACCTCAAATTCAGCAGAAGTAGTGGACGCGAAAGACACATCCAAAGTACAGATTGGAGGTCGGTTCGGTGTGCGGTTCTAGCAAATCACCTTGCCCAGACCTAAGGGACGTTCAATTGAGACGATTTTGCCGCGAAGGTTCAACTAGAATGTGAGCAATTACGCAACCGTAGGACGGGGTCAGCTGTGCTCGAATATTATTGAGGATCTCGTCGACTCAATATCCATGACCGATCAGCCCTTGTCACAACTGCCTCCAAACAGGCGGTTTCCAGCGGAAGTCCAAAAATAGTATATCTCGGTCCTATTGGCGCGTTTGCCGCTGTACATGCCTGTATGTTATGTCTTAACACGGCACGTCAGTCTGCAGCTGACCCATCAGGCCGCGTTCGAGGGGTCTCCCCGCCTTCTTCGatccgtcttcctcctcccggGCAGCGTCAGGTAGTAGCACTCTCCCACAGCAGTTTCACCGTCTCTAGTTTCATCTCCGATGAACTTTCTCTGGTCGTCCGTCGCTACGAGTAGTAACCAAGGTTCGTGTCAGCTACTAGGAGATACTAACACTAGATCGATAAGTAAACTAACAGCACCAGAGTCCATGCGCTGCACTTGTAATGTCAAATGCAGCCCAAACCATAAACGCCAGCGGCAACGCGGAAGTCCATGTCGGAAACAGGACCTATCTCCAATCGACCGAAAACCCCGTCCTGGCCGACCTACGTGTTACCAACCCGCGCCACGACAAGAAGCGCATCCAGGACACCAAGGGCGGCTTGCTCAAGGACTCCTACGTCTGGGTGCTCGACAACCCCGACTTCTGCCAATGGCGCGACGACCAGCACCAGCGACTGCTTTGGGTCAAGGGCGACCCGGGCAAGGGAAAGACCATGCTCCTCTGCGGCATCATTGACGAGCTGGAGGCAACACGCGCTCAGGGGAGGCTCTTGTCCTACTTCTTCTGCCAAGCCACCGACGAGCGACTTAACACTGCGACGGCTGTACTGCGCGGCTTAATCTTCATGCTTCTCGACCAAGACCCGTCTCTTGTTTCGCAtatgaagaagaagtacgaTGTAGCCGGGAAGGCGCTTTTCGAGGACGTAAATGCATGGCAGGCGATGTCGGAGATCTTCACGAACATGCTCCACGACTCGAAGCTGCAAGGCGTCTGGCTCCTTGTCGATGCGTTAGACGAGTGCTCAACGGACCTTGAAAAGCTACTCGTCCTGATTGCAGAAACATCGCAATCGACCAGTGCGAAATGGCTCGTCTCAAGCCGCAACTGGTTGCAAATCGAAGAACGGCTACGCACTGTAGCGCAGAGGCTATCACTAGAGGTCAATGCGAAGTCGGTCTCAACAGCTGTGGACAGCTATATCACATTCAAGATATTACAACTTG encodes:
- a CDS encoding Putative het-s prion-forming domain, prion-inhibition and propagation, HeLo yields the protein MAEVFGVVTGALSVAALFNNCVDCFEYIQLGRRFGRDYQRCQLKLDVARTRLSRWGEAVDVSKDATFSTNTPVEQPVQLAQSILEEIMDLFQAANKTSRRYEKTAKPEELDLYTEKDLTLVFGRLHDRLKGVAHRRQNDIGLAKKTAWALYDGREFERTIDRITGFVDDLEKLFPVEATCRRLAGIEIEDVEDEPTLAVLKEAAQDTDKALFDATAQKVQTISSRNFAKEVRGAGNADVQVGNQYSEEMFRGVAIAERTSNSAEVVDAKDTSKVQIGGRFGVRF